CTGTGCTGTAAAGTTTTATGACATGCAGTCCTGAGTTCCAGCCAGCTTTAAAAATAGATTCAATTATACATTCaatccattttcaaaggagtcccttgacctctgacctcaatttatgtgaatgaaaattagttctatgggtacccatgagtctcccctttacaaacatgcccacattatgataatcacatgcagttttggggcaagtcatagtcaagtcagcacactgacacactgacagctgttgttgcctgttgggctgcagttatgatttgatcatatcttttatgctaaatgcagtacctgtgagggtttctggacaatatttgtcattatcttgtgttgttaattgatttccaataataaatatattcatattatatattaaagcaagcgtatttgcacactctcatgttgataagagtattaaatacttgacaaatctccctttaaggtacattttgaacagataaaaaatgtgcaattaatttgcgattaatcatgattaactatggacaatcatgcgattaatcacgattagatataatcgattgacagccctaattatgatAAAAGTAGTAAATAACAGACATAGAGTGCTGCTCTCCTGAATACGTTGAGCACTATGACAACAAAGGTTATATCAAATTAAAACTTCATAACTTCTTTAATGTCAGTAGTTGaacttctccctccctccctctcattTCCATATGTTCTTTGACCTCtcttctcccctccctccctcctgcagTCTAACCCCCCATAAGCACACACCCACCTCTCTAATACACTGGGTTAAGGGCATCAGGAGCATTCTTCCCGGGACATGTGCCCCTGTCACTCACGCATATTACCCAGTTGTGTTTCCACTGTGTCCTCTGTGTTCTCAGCACAAGGCTGGCACACTGCTCCGTTGGTCTTGTGAGCTCGGCCCTCCTCTCCGCTTCTCTCTGCAGCTTGGAACAAAACGGCTGAACAATATCACTGAATCACCTGCAGCTCTGTTACTGTGGATTTAACTGGTTTTTAAGTGTTAAGAACCCAtcgattgtttttgtttttggtggAAGAAAACCAGGTAGAGAAGTTCATCCAGTGTGGATTTGTAGTTCTGAACTGTGTCTTCCaaaatgtcccctgtgaaaGGCTGGATGTTGGGCCTCCTGCTGGTCCTGCTGTGCCCGTCCCAGGGCCCGCTCTCCGGACTGGTGAGCGCCCAGGACGTGGCCGAAGCAGAGGAAGGCCTCCACGCCAGACATGTCGAGGAGGTCGTGGCTGAAGAGGGCGACGCCGCTGAGGGTGATGATGGCgcaggtgaggaagaggaacatctagcagaggaggaagatgatgaagaaTCGGATGATGAGGCAGAAACCGATGAACTGGAGGAAGAAGgggaggctgaggaggaggaagaggctttggaggaggaggaagatgaagacgctgctgaggaagaagaagaagaagcagctgaggaggaggaagaggaagaggctgctgaggaggaggaggaggaggaagaggatgaagaagaagaagaagaagaggctgctgaggaggaggaagaagaggaggaagaaggggaTGATGccgaagaagaggaagaggctgccgatgaggaagaggaggatgacgccgaagaagaggaagaggctgccgatgaggaggaggaggaggaggaagagggggaggaggatgcagatgaggatgaggaggatgacgctgaagaagaggaggctgGCGAGGCGGCAgcagatgaggaagaggaggatgatgctgaagaagaggatgaagaggcagcagcagatgaggaagaggaggacgatgcggaagaagaggaggctgaTGAGGTAGCAGCAGAGGAGGATGAtgctgaagaagaagaggacgatgaggcagcagcagaggagaaagaggacTCTTCTGAAGAGGATGATGATGCAGCTGAAGTAGAGGAAGCAGGTGAtgctgaggatgaggaggatgaggatgactCTGAGGAAGAGGATGCATCTGACGCAGAGGAAGATGACGGTATTCCCACTTatttaatatattgtttttcttaaatgtgtttttaacataTTTACAGGTTATCAAAACACTAAACTCTGCAGTCATTTTGTATAGTGTGtaacacattattatattattgtattaacaCTGAGTGTAACAGTGTCCTGACATTGTTAGACTGGCTGCAGCCACCGTAGGAACACTGTCACACATATCAGTCCTGAAATAGACTGGCTTATCTGTGAGGTAGCTGGCACCCAGCAGTAAACTATTCATGCCTTTTTGTTGAACCAATGTGGCTATTTTGAGACCCCAAAACAATTACtgataaaaaacatttcaatagAAGCAATATTCCAAAAGAAGAGCTTATTTGTCTCAAGACGTTTCAGTG
The genomic region above belongs to Sebastes fasciatus isolate fSebFas1 chromosome 20, fSebFas1.pri, whole genome shotgun sequence and contains:
- the LOC141758735 gene encoding uncharacterized protein LOC141758735, giving the protein MSPVKGWMLGLLLVLLCPSQGPLSGLVSAQDVAEAEEGLHARHVEEVVAEEGDAAEGDDGAGEEEEHLAEEEDDEESDDEAETDELEEEGEAEEEEEALEEEEDEDAAEEEEEEAAEEEEEEEAAEEEEEEEEDEEEEEEEAAEEEEEEEEEGDDAEEEEEAADEEEEDDAEEEEEAADEEEEEEEEGEEDADEDEEDDAEEEEAGEAAADEEEEDDAEEEDEEAAADEEEEDDAEEEEADEVAAEEDDAEEEEDDEAAAEEKEDSSEEDDDAAEVEEAGDAEDEEDEDDSEEEDASDAEEDDDGPEDDDAANDTIEEEPAADILQFHPGSLCSVCSICEHCSNSCEKCPCEEGDESDHCELCQECSSCYICPILCDTICTPGGLVDELTGALFQTVASLL